In a single window of the bacterium genome:
- a CDS encoding D-alanine--D-alanine ligase, producing MMFDKNLKIVVLQGGFSKEREVSLKTAKAIVSALEGGGYQHVKVIDVKQGFVHQLLNQDIDLVINALHGHYGEDGTVQGLLDSLGIAYTGAGVEASALCMNKFVSKVLMQSHNISTPNFKHVQITESLEAIKAKALDIGFPLVIKPCHEGSTYGLKVVKKPEDFSDSYAWCKPYGQSFLLEQYISGREITVAVLNGQCLPTVEISPKSGFYDYEAKYTPGKTEFACPAQLSESLQQQANDLAYRSAQVLGVLDFCRVDMMIKDNQVFVLEVNTLPGMTPTSLFPRAASVAGISFLDLLQTLIEQALQRKEKR from the coding sequence ATGATGTTTGATAAAAATCTTAAAATTGTTGTTCTTCAAGGTGGTTTTTCAAAAGAAAGAGAGGTTTCTTTAAAAACTGCAAAAGCTATTGTCAGTGCTTTAGAAGGCGGTGGATATCAGCATGTTAAAGTTATTGATGTAAAACAAGGCTTTGTGCATCAGCTTTTAAACCAAGATATTGACCTTGTGATTAATGCTCTTCATGGTCATTATGGTGAAGATGGCACTGTACAAGGTTTATTAGATAGTTTGGGTATTGCGTATACGGGTGCAGGTGTTGAAGCTTCCGCTTTATGTATGAATAAATTTGTATCAAAGGTTTTGATGCAGTCTCACAATATTAGCACACCAAATTTTAAACATGTTCAGATAACAGAAAGTTTAGAGGCAATCAAAGCCAAAGCCCTTGATATAGGCTTTCCTTTAGTGATTAAGCCCTGTCATGAAGGTTCAACGTATGGTTTAAAAGTGGTGAAAAAACCTGAGGATTTTTCAGACAGTTATGCGTGGTGTAAACCTTATGGACAATCTTTTCTTTTAGAACAATATATTTCTGGTAGGGAAATAACGGTGGCTGTCTTAAATGGTCAGTGTTTACCCACTGTAGAAATTAGTCCCAAGAGCGGTTTCTATGATTATGAAGCCAAGTATACCCCAGGAAAAACTGAATTTGCATGTCCGGCACAGTTGAGTGAGAGCTTGCAACAACAAGCCAATGATTTAGCGTATAGATCAGCTCAAGTGTTGGGTGTTTTAGATTTTTGTCGTGTAGATATGATGATAAAAGATAATCAGGTTTTTGTTTTGGAAGTGAATACTTTGCCAGGCATGACTCCCACCAGTTTATTTCCAAGAGCTGCAAGTGTAGCAGGGATTTCGTTTTTAGATCTTTTGCAAACTTTAATTGAACAGGCTTTACAAAGAAAGGAGAAAAGATGA
- the ftsA gene encoding cell division protein FtsA: MANHKDNLIVGLDIGTTKVCAIVGEKSDKGIDIVGIGTAESKGLRKGVVINIDSTVQAIAKAIEEAELMAGCEISSVYAGIAGGHIRGFNSHGVVAVGDREVRTQDVDRVIDAAKAVAIPMDREVLHVLPKEFIVDDQDEIKDPVGMSGVRLEAKVHIVTAAVTSAQNIVKCANKCGLTVEDIVLEQLASAEAILTPDEKELGVALIDIGGGTTDVVLYAQGAIQHTSVIALGGQHFTNDIAVGVRTPTVEAEKIKCEYGCAARELATDVVIDVPSVGGRSARKISKHLLSEIIEPRAEELFSLAKREIDRSGFSHLLGSGIVITGGSSMLEGMSDVAEKVFDLPVRLGVPQNVGGLVDVVSSPRYATSVGLVQYGAKQMQSGQQKHYREKSSGPYLKVSDRVKQWFGEFF, encoded by the coding sequence ATGGCCAATCATAAGGACAATTTAATTGTTGGTCTGGATATTGGGACAACCAAAGTCTGTGCCATTGTTGGTGAAAAAAGTGATAAAGGCATAGACATTGTCGGTATTGGCACAGCTGAGTCCAAGGGTTTGCGTAAAGGTGTTGTCATTAATATTGACTCTACCGTTCAAGCCATAGCCAAAGCCATTGAAGAAGCAGAGTTAATGGCCGGATGTGAAATTTCCTCCGTGTATGCAGGTATTGCTGGAGGGCATATCCGAGGATTCAATAGCCATGGTGTTGTTGCTGTGGGTGATAGAGAGGTAAGAACTCAAGATGTGGACAGAGTGATAGATGCGGCAAAAGCGGTTGCGATTCCTATGGATAGAGAAGTTTTGCATGTCTTACCCAAAGAGTTTATTGTTGATGATCAGGATGAAATTAAAGATCCTGTAGGGATGTCAGGGGTAAGGTTAGAGGCTAAAGTGCATATTGTGACTGCTGCAGTAACCTCGGCGCAAAACATTGTGAAATGTGCCAATAAATGTGGCTTAACCGTTGAAGATATTGTTTTGGAGCAATTGGCGTCTGCCGAAGCCATTTTGACTCCTGATGAAAAAGAGTTGGGTGTTGCTTTAATTGATATTGGTGGTGGGACAACCGATGTTGTTTTATATGCCCAAGGTGCTATTCAACATACCTCAGTGATTGCATTGGGGGGGCAGCATTTTACCAATGATATTGCTGTAGGGGTAAGAACCCCAACAGTGGAAGCAGAGAAAATAAAGTGTGAATATGGCTGTGCTGCTAGAGAGTTAGCCACCGATGTTGTGATTGATGTTCCTAGCGTTGGTGGTCGAAGTGCTAGAAAAATTTCTAAACACTTGCTGAGTGAAATTATTGAACCTAGAGCGGAAGAACTTTTTTCTTTAGCAAAAAGAGAAATTGATCGCAGTGGTTTTTCTCACCTATTGGGTTCAGGTATAGTGATTACTGGTGGCAGTTCCATGCTGGAAGGCATGAGTGACGTGGCAGAAAAGGTTTTTGATTTGCCAGTGAGGTTGGGTGTTCCACAGAATGTTGGTGGCTTGGTTGATGTTGTATCAAGCCCACGTTATGCAACATCCGTTGGTCTTGTCCAGTATGGAGCCAAGCAAATGCAAAGTGGGCAGCAAAAACATTATCGAGAAAAAAGTTCTGGACCTTATTTAAAAGTTTCTGATCGGGTGAAGCAGTGGTTTGGAGAGTTTTTTTAA
- the ald gene encoding alanine dehydrogenase, whose amino-acid sequence MIIGLPKEVKDHEYRVGLTDDGVMQLVQLGAKVIVEKDAGAGCGITDAMYQAAGAEIIESGKDVWQQANMIIKVKEPMPQEYALIQDNQIIYTYLHLAVFPELTQILCDKNAFSIAYETIEGKKGGLPLLKPMSEVAGRMAVQIGATYLQKEHGGRGVLLSGVPGVSRANVTIIGGGIVGTNACKIAVGMGANVTILDVNVDRLEYLDDIFSNKITTLKSTPANIQKVISYTDLLVGAVLIPGAKAPRLVTKEMLKDMHAGSVIVDVAVDQGGCVETCKPTTHDKPTYVVEDVIHYCVANMPGAVPRSSTFALTNSTLDYAKKIVSMGALEAVKTDPCLAPGVNTYKGKITCKAVAEALDQDYTPLADLI is encoded by the coding sequence ATGATTATTGGTTTACCTAAAGAAGTTAAAGATCATGAGTATAGGGTTGGTTTAACCGATGACGGTGTCATGCAGTTGGTCCAGCTTGGAGCCAAAGTGATTGTAGAAAAAGATGCTGGTGCTGGCTGTGGTATTACAGATGCAATGTATCAAGCTGCAGGCGCAGAGATTATTGAGTCAGGAAAAGATGTTTGGCAACAAGCAAATATGATCATTAAAGTTAAAGAGCCTATGCCGCAAGAGTATGCTTTGATTCAAGACAATCAGATCATATACACTTATTTGCATTTGGCGGTTTTTCCTGAGTTGACTCAAATTTTATGTGACAAGAATGCCTTTTCCATAGCCTATGAAACCATTGAAGGTAAAAAAGGTGGTTTACCATTATTAAAGCCAATGAGTGAGGTTGCCGGACGCATGGCCGTGCAAATTGGAGCAACTTACTTGCAAAAAGAACATGGTGGTAGGGGCGTTTTATTGAGTGGTGTCCCCGGCGTATCCAGAGCCAATGTGACTATTATTGGTGGTGGTATTGTTGGAACCAATGCCTGTAAGATTGCTGTGGGTATGGGAGCCAATGTGACGATTTTAGATGTTAATGTTGATCGCTTAGAATATTTGGATGATATTTTTTCTAATAAAATTACAACTTTAAAATCAACGCCAGCGAATATACAGAAAGTGATTTCTTATACAGATTTATTGGTGGGAGCTGTGTTGATTCCAGGTGCTAAAGCGCCGCGTTTGGTGACCAAAGAGATGCTTAAAGACATGCATGCAGGTAGTGTGATTGTTGATGTGGCAGTTGATCAGGGTGGCTGTGTTGAAACCTGTAAACCAACCACGCATGATAAGCCCACTTACGTTGTAGAAGATGTAATTCATTATTGTGTAGCCAATATGCCTGGTGCCGTGCCTCGTTCTTCAACTTTTGCCTTAACCAATTCAACCTTAGATTATGCTAAAAAAATAGTTTCGATGGGCGCATTAGAGGCTGTGAAGACTGATCCTTGCTTAGCACCGGGAGTGAATACCTATAAAGGTAAAATAACATGCAAAGCAGTTGCAGAAGCATTGGATCAGGATTATACTCCACTTGCAGATTTAATATAA
- the murB gene encoding UDP-N-acetylmuramate dehydrogenase, producing the protein MHKNWQQWERSLDSIVGLSVKKNKPLKNKTSFANQSSAQWYVEIEQKSALKQLIVSFKESGLVWKKDWDVLGKGSNVLFKDQGYQGCIVDLSKAFAYYQPAGSNAEGKKYKVGAGLANIVLLNHLRKEKLKGFGYVFGIPGSVGGGLIMNAGTPLGWYGQNVIAVQGYHVNGDDVQWEVSEKDFEYRSFKKKKDFIVTDLEMFFKHSDGLSIENEIKQAKESRKNQPLNKPSFGSVFKNPQPLYAAQLIEQAQLKGKTIGGAQISEKHANFIVNQGTATCSDAMALITLMKETVKTKFAVDLQQEVIVMGDQG; encoded by the coding sequence ATGCATAAAAATTGGCAGCAATGGGAAAGGTCTCTTGACAGTATTGTTGGTTTGTCTGTGAAGAAAAATAAGCCTTTAAAAAACAAAACAAGTTTTGCAAATCAGTCTTCTGCTCAGTGGTATGTTGAGATTGAACAAAAATCTGCTTTAAAACAACTCATTGTTTCATTTAAAGAAAGTGGGCTGGTTTGGAAAAAAGATTGGGATGTTTTAGGCAAAGGGTCCAATGTTTTATTCAAAGACCAAGGGTATCAGGGTTGTATTGTCGATTTATCTAAAGCCTTTGCCTATTATCAACCTGCTGGTAGCAATGCTGAGGGTAAAAAATATAAAGTTGGTGCTGGTCTAGCTAATATTGTTTTGCTTAATCACCTTAGAAAAGAAAAGCTCAAAGGTTTTGGTTATGTTTTTGGTATTCCTGGAAGTGTGGGTGGGGGATTAATCATGAATGCGGGCACACCCTTAGGTTGGTATGGTCAAAACGTTATTGCGGTCCAAGGTTATCATGTTAATGGTGATGATGTGCAGTGGGAAGTCAGCGAGAAAGATTTTGAGTACCGTTCTTTTAAAAAGAAAAAAGATTTTATTGTCACCGACCTTGAAATGTTTTTTAAACACAGTGACGGTTTAAGTATTGAAAATGAAATCAAACAAGCTAAAGAAAGCCGAAAAAATCAACCCTTAAACAAACCCAGCTTTGGTTCTGTATTTAAAAATCCACAGCCGTTGTACGCGGCGCAATTGATTGAGCAAGCCCAATTAAAGGGAAAAACAATAGGGGGAGCGCAAATTTCAGAGAAACATGCCAACTTTATTGTTAATCAAGGAACGGCAACATGCTCTGATGCCATGGCTTTAATCACTCTAATGAAAGAAACTGTGAAAACAAAGTTTGCGGTGGATTTACAACAAGAAGTCATTGTGATGGGGGATCAAGGATGA
- a CDS encoding acyl-CoA dehydrogenase family protein: MSEAYIRDLDFVHADLLLSDEDKMVRQTVRDFVDQEVLPIIQKHYRAGSFPKELVKPMADLGLLGANLKGYDCAGMGAKAYGLVMQELERGDSGIRSFASVQGALCMYPIYAFGSEEQKQKWLPQMAAGEVIGCFGLTEPDYGSNPAGMITRAEKKGNKWIIHGTKMWITNGCNAHIAIIWAKTEEGIRGFIVETDTKGFEATQVTGKLSLRASDTAELSLDQVEVPEENMLPDVKGLKGPLSCLSQARYGIAWGAIGAAKACFSEVLSYSKNRIQFDKPIASFQLVQRKLTNMATEITKAQLLANQLAELKDKGQIKPAHISMGKMNNVKMALEVAREARSILGGNGVLDEYCSMRHMMNLESVFTYEGTDDIHSLIVAHELTGIPAYS; this comes from the coding sequence ATGAGTGAAGCATATATTCGTGATTTAGATTTTGTTCATGCCGACTTACTCTTGTCTGATGAAGATAAGATGGTTCGGCAAACGGTCAGAGATTTTGTTGACCAAGAAGTGTTGCCTATTATTCAGAAACATTATCGAGCAGGCAGTTTTCCAAAAGAGTTGGTAAAACCTATGGCTGATTTGGGCTTGTTGGGTGCCAACTTAAAAGGCTATGATTGTGCTGGAATGGGAGCAAAAGCTTATGGTTTGGTTATGCAAGAACTTGAGCGTGGTGATTCCGGCATTCGTAGTTTCGCTTCAGTGCAAGGGGCTTTATGTATGTATCCCATTTATGCTTTTGGTTCAGAAGAACAGAAGCAGAAATGGTTGCCTCAAATGGCTGCTGGAGAAGTGATAGGCTGTTTTGGTTTAACCGAGCCAGATTATGGCTCCAACCCAGCAGGGATGATTACCCGTGCAGAGAAAAAAGGCAACAAGTGGATTATTCATGGCACCAAAATGTGGATCACCAATGGTTGCAATGCACATATTGCCATTATTTGGGCCAAAACAGAAGAGGGTATCCGAGGTTTTATTGTTGAAACAGATACAAAAGGTTTTGAAGCGACACAAGTCACAGGTAAGCTGTCTTTAAGAGCATCCGATACAGCTGAGTTGAGTTTGGACCAAGTTGAAGTACCAGAAGAGAATATGTTGCCAGATGTAAAAGGTTTAAAAGGTCCTTTAAGCTGCTTAAGTCAAGCCAGATATGGCATTGCTTGGGGTGCAATTGGTGCCGCTAAAGCTTGTTTTTCTGAAGTGTTATCTTATTCAAAAAACAGAATACAATTTGATAAACCTATTGCCTCATTTCAGTTGGTCCAACGTAAACTGACCAATATGGCAACAGAAATCACTAAAGCGCAGTTGTTGGCCAATCAATTGGCAGAACTAAAGGATAAAGGGCAAATCAAGCCTGCTCATATATCTATGGGAAAAATGAACAATGTAAAAATGGCTTTGGAAGTGGCTAGAGAAGCACGATCTATTTTAGGCGGCAACGGTGTTTTAGATGAATACTGTTCTATGCGCCATATGATGAACTTGGAGTCTGTGTTTACCTATGAAGGCACGGATGATATTCACAGCTTGATTGTTGCCCATGAATTAACCGGTATTCCTGCATACAGCTAA
- a CDS encoding HEXXH motif-containing putative peptide modification protein has protein sequence MYSLLFDLDQTQKLAREYWQALRSETMSELNIELNEELSVFDKSIIWSMGTYRPETLSEIKDSESLKAQLIGENEYIHNYQLNSAPSFIKRYSMDLEQGLHYDLDEALLKEVEGAIERALEIVKTHWHEAYEEIEAIYKAFVWQRSPGLNNRAHSAPQNFGFSFLNIDYFKDVEPVALATQFVHEASHQILFVECAIDPLIPEDYDTMVYSPFRGEQRPAIGALHALISMARMLMWKEKLENHLDYEKECKDIERLIPLYNQAIEELASIKFSQRGNDLMDSFKRLQTTL, from the coding sequence ATGTATTCCTTATTATTTGATTTAGATCAAACTCAAAAACTAGCAAGAGAATATTGGCAGGCTTTACGCTCAGAAACGATGAGTGAGTTGAACATTGAGTTAAATGAAGAGTTGTCTGTTTTTGATAAATCTATTATTTGGAGTATGGGTACGTATAGGCCCGAAACACTTTCAGAAATTAAAGATAGTGAAAGCTTAAAAGCTCAATTGATTGGTGAGAATGAATATATTCATAACTATCAACTAAACTCAGCACCAAGTTTTATTAAACGATACTCTATGGACCTTGAACAAGGTTTACACTATGATCTTGATGAAGCACTATTAAAAGAAGTAGAGGGTGCTATTGAAAGGGCACTAGAGATTGTAAAAACTCATTGGCATGAAGCCTATGAAGAAATAGAAGCAATTTATAAAGCTTTTGTTTGGCAAAGATCGCCAGGCTTGAATAATAGAGCGCACTCAGCACCCCAAAACTTTGGCTTCTCTTTTTTAAATATTGATTACTTTAAAGATGTTGAACCAGTTGCTTTAGCTACACAATTTGTTCATGAAGCATCACATCAAATTTTATTTGTTGAATGTGCCATTGACCCATTGATTCCAGAGGATTACGATACAATGGTTTATTCACCCTTCAGGGGTGAGCAAAGACCAGCAATAGGAGCATTGCATGCATTGATATCAATGGCGAGAATGTTAATGTGGAAGGAAAAGCTAGAAAACCATCTTGATTACGAGAAAGAATGTAAAGATATTGAGAGACTGATTCCTTTATATAATCAAGCTATTGAAGAGTTAGCATCCATAAAATTTAGCCAACGAGGAAATGATTTAATGGATTCCTTCAAGCGGCTTCAAACAACACTTTAA
- the murG gene encoding undecaprenyldiphospho-muramoylpentapeptide beta-N-acetylglucosaminyltransferase: MKWAFVAGGTGGHIYPAIAIADHLKRHQLADEIVFLTTEKVLDQEIIEQAGYPLYAMSGSGFNQTGLVQKIKALLNFVKLFFKSRKLIKQHQFDCVIGTGGYMSGPVLWSAYLAKKITATLEPNVVVGLSNQWVSSFVNKVFFAFEESKKFLNKKKCMFTGNPIRQTILNIAPPQEPKTKKVCVMIFGGSQGAKQINDLLIQAIPKLSENKDQVSFVHQTGKHNYKEVLQTYEKFNFEHEVHEYIFDIAKAYERADIIVGRAGSSILEIAACGRPSILIPYPYAADNHQQENAAVMEKNNASYVLTGKDIDVEDFVGCLKELILNQQKRELFRAGALSLRHDQAAKTIVDQLMQEFRHA, translated from the coding sequence ATGAAGTGGGCATTTGTTGCAGGAGGAACAGGTGGGCATATTTACCCAGCAATTGCTATTGCAGACCATTTAAAGCGTCACCAACTGGCAGATGAGATTGTGTTCCTAACAACCGAAAAAGTCTTGGATCAAGAGATTATTGAACAGGCGGGTTATCCACTGTATGCAATGAGCGGTTCTGGTTTTAATCAAACAGGGCTTGTACAAAAAATAAAAGCATTACTTAACTTTGTGAAACTATTTTTTAAAAGTAGAAAACTCATTAAACAGCATCAATTTGATTGTGTTATTGGCACCGGTGGCTATATGTCTGGACCAGTTTTATGGTCAGCGTACTTGGCTAAAAAAATCACAGCAACTTTGGAGCCTAATGTTGTTGTTGGGCTAAGCAATCAATGGGTGAGTAGCTTTGTGAATAAAGTTTTTTTTGCTTTTGAAGAAAGTAAAAAGTTTTTAAACAAAAAAAAATGTATGTTTACCGGCAATCCCATTCGTCAAACAATTCTAAATATTGCGCCACCACAAGAGCCTAAAACAAAAAAAGTCTGTGTCATGATTTTTGGGGGCTCACAAGGGGCCAAGCAAATTAATGATTTATTGATACAAGCCATTCCAAAATTGAGCGAAAACAAAGATCAGGTTAGTTTTGTGCATCAAACCGGTAAACATAATTACAAGGAAGTCTTACAAACTTATGAAAAGTTTAACTTTGAACATGAGGTTCATGAATATATTTTTGATATTGCCAAAGCATATGAGCGGGCAGACATTATTGTAGGGCGTGCTGGTTCAAGTATTCTTGAAATAGCTGCCTGTGGACGCCCCAGTATTTTAATCCCTTATCCCTATGCAGCAGATAATCACCAGCAAGAAAACGCAGCTGTTATGGAAAAAAACAATGCTTCTTATGTATTAACCGGTAAAGACATTGATGTTGAAGATTTTGTAGGCTGCTTAAAAGAATTGATTCTTAATCAACAAAAGAGAGAGCTGTTTAGAGCAGGCGCTCTAAGCTTAAGGCATGATCAGGCAGCCAAAACAATTGTTGATCAATTAATGCAGGAGTTTAGACATGCATAA
- the ftsZ gene encoding cell division protein FtsZ — protein sequence MFEFEEVSNVAKIKVIGVGGGGGNAVNTMIEEGLSNVDFIAVNTDAQALNASRADHKMQIGETLTRGLGAGANPEIGREAALEDRDRIAEHIKGADMVFITAGMGGGTGTGAAPIVAEIARESGALTIGVVTKPFIFEGKRRKKHAEEGIDVLQSTVDTLITIPNQRLINLAGESTSMVDAFKKADEVLLQAVRGISDLITIPGLINLDFADVRTIMNGQGLAMMGTGQATGEKRSVESAQRAISSPLLEDIDIHGATGVLLNITGSSNMTLHEVNEAAVMIQEATHEDANIIFGAVIDERMGDDLRITVIATGFENEDSKRDHAFNPQKTRAYSNQRVGAGLPSSAPQARKDKDIPIENSLLKLRDIDSLEFRKRIKELGADAFEESEYDIPTFLRKQVD from the coding sequence ATGTTTGAATTTGAAGAAGTAAGCAATGTGGCAAAGATTAAGGTCATTGGTGTTGGTGGCGGCGGTGGAAATGCTGTAAACACAATGATAGAAGAAGGTTTGTCCAATGTTGACTTTATTGCGGTTAATACGGATGCTCAAGCGCTCAATGCATCAAGAGCTGATCACAAAATGCAAATTGGTGAGACTTTGACTCGCGGTTTAGGTGCTGGAGCCAATCCTGAAATTGGACGCGAAGCCGCTTTAGAAGATAGAGATAGAATTGCAGAACATATTAAAGGTGCGGATATGGTCTTTATCACTGCCGGTATGGGCGGCGGAACTGGGACCGGAGCAGCGCCTATTGTGGCGGAAATTGCTAGAGAGAGTGGTGCCTTGACCATTGGTGTTGTAACCAAACCTTTTATCTTTGAGGGTAAACGCAGAAAAAAGCATGCTGAAGAAGGTATAGATGTATTACAAAGCACTGTCGACACTTTAATTACCATCCCTAATCAACGTTTGATTAATCTTGCTGGTGAATCAACATCCATGGTGGATGCATTTAAAAAGGCTGATGAAGTGTTGTTGCAAGCGGTACGTGGTATCAGTGACTTAATTACCATTCCTGGCTTGATTAACTTGGATTTTGCTGACGTGAGAACCATCATGAATGGCCAAGGTCTAGCCATGATGGGTACTGGGCAAGCCACAGGTGAAAAACGCTCTGTAGAATCAGCCCAACGCGCTATTTCTTCTCCACTACTGGAAGATATTGATATTCATGGTGCAACTGGAGTTCTATTGAACATTACAGGTAGTTCAAACATGACTTTGCATGAAGTCAACGAAGCTGCAGTGATGATTCAGGAAGCCACGCATGAAGATGCCAATATTATCTTTGGTGCCGTAATCGATGAGCGCATGGGTGATGATTTAAGAATCACAGTCATTGCCACTGGCTTTGAAAATGAAGACAGTAAGCGCGATCACGCTTTTAACCCGCAAAAAACAAGAGCTTATTCAAATCAAAGAGTAGGTGCTGGCTTACCGTCTTCTGCACCGCAAGCGAGAAAAGACAAAGACATTCCAATTGAAAACTCTCTGTTGAAACTGCGTGATATTGATTCTTTAGAGTTTAGAAAGCGTATTAAAGAACTGGGTGCCGATGCCTTTGAAGAAAGCGAATACGACATTCCTACTTTTTTGCGCAAGCAGGTGGATTGA
- a CDS encoding tetratricopeptide repeat protein: MQNHPNDPDIEYHIGWIYDVSDQPKEAIEYYQRALEYGLSEDKKGCMLSLGSSLRAIGHYKQSKAVLEQAIQDYPEYKTLKNFFSADLI; this comes from the coding sequence TTGCAGAACCACCCTAATGATCCAGATATAGAGTATCATATAGGCTGGATTTATGATGTGAGTGATCAGCCCAAAGAAGCCATTGAATATTATCAACGGGCCTTAGAGTATGGACTTAGTGAAGATAAAAAAGGTTGTATGTTGTCATTGGGTAGTTCTTTAAGAGCAATAGGACATTATAAACAATCAAAAGCAGTTCTTGAACAAGCCATTCAAGATTACCCGGAATATAAAACCCTAAAAAATTTTTTTAGCGCTGACCTTATTTAA
- a CDS encoding cell division protein FtsQ translates to MQGIVLNESTLKAVKENMLISLEKAQDLFTKLYKNIVEHYQQQQKLKKQELDFIVQQYSENENLSKVVFGKSWVGQKLFEKHQLSDFATVKLNKFYQVNRNAYILSETQKQQMGVYPILSGPWSQKESHSLTEEDRRILEQGIELLALFNQYPQISRILSEVNYNSDYGWVLFSTAPGMTVTLGRDDFQEKTQRLLRVMDQYRDNVVNVKSIDLDYSELAIVKLRKGEQHGQS, encoded by the coding sequence ATGCAAGGAATAGTATTAAATGAAAGTACGTTAAAAGCTGTTAAGGAGAACATGCTTATAAGCTTGGAAAAAGCTCAAGACCTGTTTACTAAATTGTATAAGAATATTGTAGAGCACTATCAACAACAACAAAAATTAAAGAAACAAGAATTAGATTTTATTGTGCAGCAGTACTCTGAAAACGAAAATCTATCCAAAGTTGTGTTTGGAAAAAGCTGGGTCGGGCAAAAATTATTTGAAAAACATCAGTTAAGCGATTTTGCAACGGTCAAGTTAAATAAGTTCTATCAAGTGAATAGAAATGCTTATATTTTGTCCGAAACGCAAAAGCAACAAATGGGTGTTTATCCAATTTTGTCTGGTCCTTGGAGTCAAAAAGAAAGCCATTCGTTGACAGAGGAAGATAGACGTATTTTGGAGCAGGGGATAGAGCTTTTAGCTTTATTTAATCAGTACCCACAAATAAGTAGAATCTTGTCTGAAGTAAACTATAATTCAGATTATGGTTGGGTTTTGTTTTCAACTGCACCAGGGATGACTGTAACTTTAGGTAGAGATGATTTTCAAGAAAAAACCCAACGTTTACTGCGTGTTATGGATCAGTATCGGGATAATGTGGTGAATGTGAAGAGTATAGATTTAGATTACAGTGAACTGGCAATTGTAAAATTAAGAAAAGGAGAGCAGCATGGCCAATCATAA
- a CDS encoding ketoacyl-ACP synthase III: MNQYRSTITATAQHYPSKVVSNDDLAKVVDTSDEWIRTRTGIHERRKAPAGTGSSDLATKAIEKLLKQKKLNAEDIDLIICATITPDKPVPATACIIQAKIGAKNAWGFDLNAACSGFLYALTTADQFIRAGSVKKALVIGVDVMSTIINPQDRNTCVIFGDGCGVVLLEREDKASELGILDYIHHVDGKGEQFLQMPAGGSVKPASIETVENNEHYAQQDGKIVFKQAVTAMPDVSLELLEKNNLKPSDIDYFVPHQANMRIIDMCQKKLKLKDEQVITNIDKYANTTAATIPTCIAKASEEKIFKKGDLIVLASFGAGYTWGATLLRWSY; encoded by the coding sequence ATGAACCAATACCGATCAACCATTACTGCCACAGCTCAACACTATCCCTCAAAAGTTGTTTCTAATGATGATCTTGCAAAAGTTGTCGATACTTCTGATGAATGGATTAGAACTAGAACAGGTATTCATGAACGTAGAAAAGCTCCCGCTGGTACTGGCTCAAGTGATTTGGCAACAAAAGCCATAGAAAAGCTACTTAAACAAAAGAAATTAAATGCTGAAGACATTGACTTAATCATCTGTGCCACTATTACGCCCGACAAACCTGTTCCGGCAACAGCTTGTATTATTCAAGCTAAAATCGGTGCCAAAAATGCTTGGGGTTTTGACCTTAATGCCGCATGTTCTGGTTTTTTATACGCTTTAACCACTGCCGATCAATTTATCAGGGCCGGCAGTGTTAAAAAAGCCTTGGTTATTGGCGTGGATGTCATGAGTACAATTATCAACCCTCAAGATCGCAATACTTGTGTTATTTTTGGTGATGGGTGTGGCGTTGTTTTATTAGAAAGAGAAGACAAAGCCTCAGAGCTTGGAATTTTAGACTACATTCACCATGTTGACGGTAAAGGTGAGCAGTTTTTACAAATGCCTGCTGGTGGAAGCGTTAAGCCGGCCAGCATAGAAACCGTTGAAAACAACGAACATTATGCACAGCAAGATGGCAAAATTGTTTTTAAGCAAGCGGTAACGGCAATGCCAGACGTATCTTTGGAGCTATTAGAGAAAAACAACTTAAAACCCAGTGACATTGATTATTTTGTTCCACACCAGGCCAACATGCGCATCATTGACATGTGTCAAAAAAAGCTAAAACTCAAAGACGAACAAGTGATCACTAATATTGATAAGTACGCCAATACCACAGCCGCAACTATTCCTACTTGTATTGCCAAGGCCAGTGAAGAAAAGATCTTTAAAAAAGGGGATCTCATTGTTTTAGCCTCTTTTGGAGCAGGTTATACTTGGGGGGCGACCTTACTCCGTTGGAGCTACTAA